AAGTTCGATGTCGTCGGCGTGGTCTTCCTCGGTGTGGTGCTGAGTGCCGCAGCCTGGCTGCTGACCAGTCTCGGTCACGGCTCGCCGGACGGCCTGACCGCCGCGCTCGCGGCCGCGGTGGTCATCGGTGCCGTGCTCTTCGTCCGCTACGAGCTCGCGCAGCCCGACGCCGCGCTCCCTCCGGCGCTGTTCCGCATCCGTGCGTTCACCGCGGCGAACGCGGCCATCGCGTTCGCGAATCTGTCGCTGTACGCGACGCTGCTCGCGGTCCCGGCGCTCCTCGCGGCCGACGCATCCTCGACCGTGCTCGTCGGGTTCGCGCTGACCGCGCTCTCCGCCGCGATGGTCGTCCTCGGCCCTGCGACGGGTTGGCTCGTCGATCGTTACGGCGCGCGCTGGCCGCCTGCGCTCGGCGGAATGCTCATCGTCGTCGGCTGCCTTGCGACCGGTGCGGTGATCACGCACGCGCAGTTCCCGCTGCTGCTCGCATCGCTGCTGCTCTTAGGCGCGGGTGTCTCGCTCACGTTCCCGGCGACGCGCGTTGCCGCCGTCGATGCTGTGCCGGCGCGATATGTCGCGCTCGCATCGGGCGTCGTGTCCACGAGTCGCTACTTCGGTGGAATGCTCGGCGCGATCGTCGCGGGTGTCGCGCTCGCCGCGAACGACACATCGAACGCGCCAGCGCTCTTCGGTGTCCTGGCGGCGAGCGGCGCGCTCGCTTCTGTAGCGGCGCTTGGGTTGCCGGGGACGGCGCATGTCAGCGAGGGCATCGAGGTCGCCTAGCGCGCTATTCCGTCACGCTCCTCGTCGCGATGGGACGCACGATCCCGCGGTCGCCATCGACTTCGACGATCATCCCGTCGCGCAGTCGCTCGAACGCGACGCCCACGCCCACCACGGCCGGGACGCCGAACTCGCGCGCGACCACCGCCGCGTGCGAGAGTGCGCCGCCGACCTCCGTGACGACGGCGCCGGCGATCGTGAAGAGCGGTATCCAGCTCACGTTCGATGATCGGCACACGAGCACGTCGCCGGGCTTCATCTTCTTGAAGTCCTCGGTGCCCCAGACGAGCTTCGCCGCGCCGCGATGCCTCCCACCCGATGCCGACACGCCCTTGATGAGAGCGTCGTCGTCCTGCCGAGCGCGATGGATGAGGTCGGCGTTCGTGGCGCCAGTAGCGCCGAGCGGCGGCGCTGGCGCGCCGATCGTGGCCGGCGCACGCATCCGTGACCAGCGAGCGAACTCCGCCCGGCGCTCGGGCTCGAGGTCACGCAGGTCGCGGCCGTCGCGTAGCGCGGCGATGAGCTCGGCCAGCTCAAAGTGGAACACGTCCTCGGGGCGTTCGAGCCGACTCGCATCTGCGAGCCGACGGCCGATGACGCGGAACATGCGGCCGATGTTCGATTGCATCTGGCGGTCGAGCCAGTAGTTGTGCTCCTCGCTCAGTGGCCCGACGGCGCGCGCGACGGCGAGCACTTCTTCGAACACGGCAAGGTCCTCGGGGCGGCCGCGCAGCGTCTCCCGAGCGCGCTGGGCGATCGCGTCGCCCTCGGCGATGAGCCGCGCCTGGCGCTCGTCTGGGTCTTGCGCCGGTGTGGCGAGCCGTCGGCCGATCTCCGCGAGGAGCAATGAAGGGTCGTCCGCCCATGCGTCGGCACGCATGTCCTCACCCGCGTGGCCGAAGTTGCCGTAGCTCTTGAGGAACGGGCCGATCGCATCGGCGAGCTGCGTGCCACCGCGCACCGCTCGCAGCTCATCGAGTGAGGTGATCGTTCCAGAGCTCAGCCCTTCGGCCACCGCCGGCGCCGATCGCGCGAGCTCGGTGAGGCGATGAACGTCGCGTTCCAGTCGCTGCAGGCTGTGCGCGAGACCCTGCGTCATCCGGAACGCGTCGATCGCGCTGCCGCCGATCAGTCGCGCATAGGTCTCCGCGAACTCGTCCATCAGAACGTACGTCGGCCCAACGGTGAGCATGTGGATCCGCCAGATCTCATTCACGCGCGGCCATAGCTCATCGCAGGCGTCCGCAATCCGGGCAAGAGGCGCGTGGTCGAGATCGAGTCCGTCCATCCACTCGTACGTCGACAGAAGATGCGGGAGCCATTCCTCGTCCCAGATGCGGCGGAGGCCGCGGGTGTACGCGCGGATGCGCGCGGTGGAATCTCGCAAATGGACCGCGAGCTCCTCGCGCCGGTACCGCGGCTGGGCTGCGGCGTACCTGCGGCCGTTGAAGCCCTCGAGCCGCGCGACCACCGGGGTATCGAAGAACTCAGCGCGCCTAGCCATTCCGAAGTGCGCGGCGTTCGTGATGTAGTCGCCGAGCAGACGCGGGACGGGCCCGTTGAAGTGCGCATCATCGCGTCGCCAGTGCAGCTGAGCGTCACGCGCGTCGCGCCACTCGATCGGGAAGTCGTTGTTCAGCGTCGTGACCGGACGGCACTGAAGCAGATACAGCTCGCCGTCCGCGATAGCGCATTCCACGTCGACGGCGCCCTCGTTGTGGTCCTCGAGCTTCACGACGAGCTCCGCGATGGCGCGTGCCTCGGCGTCGCTGAGCGCGCCGGCATAGTGGCGCTCGACGAACGTGAGGTCCGCCTTGCGTACGACGTAGCGGTCCGGCGTCACCTCGCCCGACGCGATGCGGTCACCCAGTCCAGCTGCGGCGTCGATCACGACGACAGTCCGATCCTGTGTGATCGGATCGACGCCGAACGCGATCGCCGAGACATCGGACGGGACCATCTGTTGGACCAGCACCGCGATCCGCGGCGGGGCGTCGATGCCGCGCGCCCTCCGATAGGCCGTCGCTCGATCGCTCGCCGCCGAACGCCAGCAATCGAGCACCGCATCGGTGACCGCTTCGATACCGCGCACATTCAGGATCGTCTCGTGCTGGCCGGCGAACGACGACTCCGCGCCGTCCTCGCCGATCGCCGACGAGCGCACCGCGACGAGCGGCTCCGGGATCCCGGTCAGCTGCGCGAGCGAGCGGTGCCCGGCGGCGACGATCGCGTGCAGCTCGCGACGTTCCGCCCCGTCCTGGCCCATCGCAGCGCCGAGAGCCTCGTAGACCGATGCATCGACGCAGAAACCCGGCGGCACCCGGAAGTGGGCGGCGAGGCGGGCGAGGTTCGCCGCCTTGTTACCCACCGCCGAGGCGTCATGAGAGCCCGGAGCCCCCAAAGTCAGCGTCCGCATTGGCGCGTGAGTGTACGGACGGCGCACGGAAGGGCACTAGTGCGCGGTGCACAATCCTCCGCCCGGGGGTTGCCGTCCCGCGCCCTGAACGGTTCACTGAGCGGGACATGCAGTTCGCCCGCTTCATCCTTTCGCTTATCGGCATCGTCCTCGTTGAGAGGGCGTACGTGCGCGCGGGAGGATAGCGGCCGACAGTCGCGAACAAGACCAGACACCAAAGACCTCCCGAAAAAGGGAGGTCTTCTTCATTTCCGGGAAGAAAGGGGAGACGCAAGTGGCAATGACGGCCGAGCGCAAAGAACGCGAGCGGACCACGCCGTGGATCGAGACCAGCGGCAACCAGGTGCTCATCGACGTCCTGAGGTCCTGGGGCGTCTCCTT
This genomic window from Candidatus Limnocylindria bacterium contains:
- a CDS encoding MFS transporter — encoded protein: MNRKLILSIAIGNALVPLNSTMLVVALPAIARDAGTDIAAASWLITTYLIAMAALQPIGGRLGDRFGRRRLMLGALAYFGIASVGASLSVGLPLLAFFRLQQALAGALIVPNGLGILRRAAGERAGMHFGLTGAMSGAGATLGPLLGGLLTAIDWRLVFLVNVPVVTLAFLLARSTIPEERARPDTKFDVVGVVFLGVVLSAAAWLLTSLGHGSPDGLTAALAAAVVIGAVLFVRYELAQPDAALPPALFRIRAFTAANAAIAFANLSLYATLLAVPALLAADASSTVLVGFALTALSAAMVVLGPATGWLVDRYGARWPPALGGMLIVVGCLATGAVITHAQFPLLLASLLLLGAGVSLTFPATRVAAVDAVPARYVALASGVVSTSRYFGGMLGAIVAGVALAANDTSNAPALFGVLAASGALASVAALGLPGTAHVSEGIEVA
- a CDS encoding PEP/pyruvate-binding domain-containing protein; the encoded protein is MGNKAANLARLAAHFRVPPGFCVDASVYEALGAAMGQDGAERRELHAIVAAGHRSLAQLTGIPEPLVAVRSSAIGEDGAESSFAGQHETILNVRGIEAVTDAVLDCWRSAASDRATAYRRARGIDAPPRIAVLVQQMVPSDVSAIAFGVDPITQDRTVVVIDAAAGLGDRIASGEVTPDRYVVRKADLTFVERHYAGALSDAEARAIAELVVKLEDHNEGAVDVECAIADGELYLLQCRPVTTLNNDFPIEWRDARDAQLHWRRDDAHFNGPVPRLLGDYITNAAHFGMARRAEFFDTPVVARLEGFNGRRYAAAQPRYRREELAVHLRDSTARIRAYTRGLRRIWDEEWLPHLLSTYEWMDGLDLDHAPLARIADACDELWPRVNEIWRIHMLTVGPTYVLMDEFAETYARLIGGSAIDAFRMTQGLAHSLQRLERDVHRLTELARSAPAVAEGLSSGTITSLDELRAVRGGTQLADAIGPFLKSYGNFGHAGEDMRADAWADDPSLLLAEIGRRLATPAQDPDERQARLIAEGDAIAQRARETLRGRPEDLAVFEEVLAVARAVGPLSEEHNYWLDRQMQSNIGRMFRVIGRRLADASRLERPEDVFHFELAELIAALRDGRDLRDLEPERRAEFARWSRMRAPATIGAPAPPLGATGATNADLIHRARQDDDALIKGVSASGGRHRGAAKLVWGTEDFKKMKPGDVLVCRSSNVSWIPLFTIAGAVVTEVGGALSHAAVVAREFGVPAVVGVGVAFERLRDGMIVEVDGDRGIVRPIATRSVTE